The DNA sequence GGAAGACGACGCTGCTGCGCGCGCTCAACGCACTCGACGTCCCCGACGCCGGAACGGTGTGCATAGGTGACGTCAGTGTCGACTTCGCCAAGCCGGTGCGCAAAGACGAGTTGCGGCGTTACCGGATGCAGAGCGGTTTCGTGTTCCAGTCGCACAACCTGTTCCCGCACAAGACGGTCCTACAGAACGTCACCGAGGGCCCGATCGTGGTGCAGAAGCGGCCGAGGCAGGAGGCCGAGGCTGCGGCTCTGGAGCTGTTGGATCAGGTGGGCCTGGCCGAGAAGCGGGACCAGTACCCGTATCAGCTCTCCGGGGGGCAGCAGCAGCGCGTCGGGATCGCCAGGGCATTGGCGCTGCGGCCGAAGGTCGTGCTGTTCGACGAGCCGACGTCGGCGCTCGATCCCGAACTCGTCGGCGAAGTGCTCTCCGTCATCAAGGATCTGGCGGTGCAGGGGTGGACGCTCGTCGTCGTCACCCACGAGATCCAGTTCGCGCGGCAGGTGTCCAATCAGGTGTTGTTCACCGACCGCGGCGTCATCCTCGAACAGGGCCCGCCCGACGCGGTGCTCGGAGATCCGAAGGAGGAGCGGACGCGTCAGTTCCTGCAGCGGATCCTCAACCCACTGTAGGGGTGAGTTCCTTGACGCCCCATGGGCTTCCGTAGTCGGCGAGCAGGTCAAGGAACGGCACCGCGTCGAACGCCTCCGGACCCAGAACACCGGCACCGCTCCAGGTGCCGTTGGCCAGGAGCTCCAGTGCCACAACGGGATTGATCGCAGTCTGCCAGACGACGCACTGATGCCCGTACTCGGCCATCGACCATTCGTTGTCGACGACGTGATACAGGTACGTCGAGCGCGGTTCGCCGTCCTTCCCGGTCCCCGTCACCCACAGCCCGGCACACGTCTTGCCTTTCATCTTCGGGCCCAACGTGGCTGGGTTGGGCAGACAGGCCGCCACCACGTCGCGCGGCGACACCTCGACTGATCCGACCCTCACCTTGTCGGTGCGGTCGAGGCCGAGCTTGCGCAGCGTCTTGAGCACGTCGATGAATTCGGCACCCAGACCGTATTTGAACGTCGCGCGTCGGCATTTCACCCAGCGCGGCATCAACAGCACCTCTTCGTGCTCGACGTTGACGCACTCCACCGGACCGATGCCGTCGGGGAAGTCGAACACCTCCGGCTCACTGAACGGTTCGGTGACGAACCAGCCGCGGTCGGCCTCCCAGATGACCGGCGGGTTGAGGCACTCCTCGATCGTCGTCCAGATGGAAAACGACGGGGCGAAGTCGTAGCCCTCGACGGTCAGGTTCGATCCGTCGCGGGTGCCGAGTTCGTCGATGTCGGAGAACAGGTGGTCGGCGGCGTAGCGGGCGAACACGTCCGACAGCCCCGGTTCCACGCCGATGCCGACCAGCGCCAGCCGACCCGCATCCCGCCACCGGTCCTCCGCGGCGAACTGCTCGTCGCCGAGTTTCACCCCGGTCAGCTCGTAGGGCTGTTCGGGGTGGCGGTGCGACAGGCTCATCGCCATGTCGAGGTAGTCCGCCCCACCGGCCAGCGCCCCGGTGAAGATCGGCATGACGAACCGCGGGTCGACGGCGTTCATCACGTGGGTGATCGCATGCTGACGCACCAGCGCCGCGACCGCGTCGGCCGACGTCGCGTCGACCTGCGCCGCGACGAACCGGGGGTCGCCGACCGCGTCGGCGGCCTGGCGCGCCCGGGCCTCGTCGTAGTCGCAGACGACGATCTGCTCGAAGAAGTCGCGGCGCGCGGCGATTGCGCAGAAGGCCGCTCCGACGCCGCCGGCACCCACCAACAGGATTCGCATGGCCTAGAACTTAGCCGCCGAGATCGACGAAATGGTGACTTTTTCTCGCACTTTTACACCGATTCGTTCGTTTCGGCGCTAAATGGCGACGGAAAGCGTCTCCATGCCGCGCAGCGTGAGGTTCGGCTTGTAGACCGGCTCGGCGGCCAGCCGCGCCTGCGGGAACCGGGTCGTCACCGCCGAGAGCGCGACCGCCGCCTCCAGCCGGGCCAGTGGCGCCCCGAGGCAGAAGTGCGGCCCCTTGCCGAAGCCGAGGTGACGGATGTGCGCCCGGTCCGGGTCGAACGCGTCGGGCCGCTCGAAGGCGTCGGGGTCCCGGTGCGCGGCCGCCAGCAACAGCAGCATGCTGTCGCCCTTGGGCACCGTCACCCCGTTGACCGTCATGTCCTCGGCGGCGATGCGCGCGACCAGCTGCACCGGCGGGTCGTAGCGCAGCGTCTCCTCCGCCACCACCGACGCCCGCCGCGGATCGGCCGCCAACGCCCGCCACTGATCAGGATCGCGCAGCATCGCCAGGATCGCGTTGGCGATCAGGTTGACCGTCGTCTCGTGCCCGGCCACCAGCAGCAGGTTGCAGGTTGCGACGATCTCGTCCTCGCTGAGCTGATCGCCGGCCTCCTCCGCGGCGATCAGCCCGGAGATCAGGTCCTCGCGCGGTTCGGCACGGCGCCGCGCGATCAGTTCGCGCAGGTACTCGCGCAACCACAACCCCGCCTCCAACCGCCGCTCGAACCCCTCGGCCGCCTGTCCAGTGACGGTGAGGAACGGATCGAGCGACTGCGCCAACAGCGCCGACGCGCGGCTGAACTGCGGCTCGTCCTCCAGCGGCACCCCGAGCAGCCGGCAGATCACCGCCACCGGCAGCGGATACGCCAGATCGGCGACCGCGTCGAACTCACCTTTGGCCGCCACCTCGTCGAGGAGTGTGTCCACCAGCGACACGATGTCCGGTTCGAGCGCCTTGACCACGCGGGGCACGAACGCCGAACTGACCAGCCGGCGCAACCGTGTGTGATCGGGTGGGTCGAGGAACAGGAACCCCGGAGCCCCGAACGGCCTGGCGACCGCGCCCGCGGCGATCTCGCGCTGCGCGACGGTCGACTTCAGCCGGTCGCTGGCCGACGCCGGATGACGCAGCACCTCGTCACATTCGGCGAAGGCCGAGAACACCACCAGATTCGCCGACGGCAACACGACTGGTCCGGCGGCGCGCAAATCCGCGTACAGCGGGTAAGGGTCGGCCCGGTTGGCGGGGTCGAGCAGCCGGCCGAGCAGCGTCTGGGTGTCCGCGGTGGTCATGGCAGTCATTGTGCCGGTGATCGCCGATTCCCCTCGTCAGGCACCGAAATCGACGAAATGGCGGGGTTTACTCGCACTTTTGCGCCCGTTTGTTCGTTTGGGCGCTGCCGGGTCAGCCGTAGTAGCGACCCAACACGTGCTCGCGCAGCTCGTCGAACTCACCCGCCACGATGGACTCCCGGATCCGGTCGACCAGCCGGACGACGAACCGTTCGTTGTGGATCGTGCACAGCGTCGAGGCCAGCATCTCCTTGGCCTTGAACAGGTGGTGGATGTAGGCGCGGGTGTAGTGCGCGCAGGTGTAGCAGTCGCATTCGGCGTCGATCGGTGTGAAGTCGCGTCGATAGCGCGCCCCGGTGATGTTGTACCGCCCGGTCGCCGAGTACACCGCGGCGTTGCGGGCCACCCGCGACGGCGACACACAGTCGAAGGTGTCGGCGCCCGCGGCCACCGCCGCGAACAGGTCGTCGGGTTCGCTGATCCCGAGCAGGTGACGCGGTTTGTCGTCGGGCAGTTCGTCGGTGACCCAGCCGACGATGGTGGCGAGGTTCTGCTTCTCCAGCGCGCCGCCGATGCCGAACCCGTCGAAACCCAGTTCGGCCAGCCCGCGGGCCGCCTGCCGACGCAGGTCCTCGTACTGGGCGCCCTGTACGACGCCGAACAGCGCCTGCGGCGGTTTGTGCGACCGCTCCTCGCGCAGCCGGCGGTCCTCGGCCAGACAGCGCACCGCCCACTTGTGCGTGCGCTGCACCGACTGCTCCTGATAGCCGCGGGTGTTGACCAACGTCGTCAGCTCGTCGAACGCGAAGATGATGTCCGCACCCAGCTGGTGCTGGATGCCGATCGACACCTCGGGTGTGAACCGGTGGCTGCTGCCGTCGAGGTGTGAGCGGAACGTCACACCGTCGTCGTCGACCACCGCCAGCCGCTCCTTGCCCTTGGCGATGACGTCGTCGGCCTGCACCCGGTTGGTGTCCATGGCCAGCACCTTGCGGAACCCCGCCCCGAGCGAAAGGACCTGGAAGCCACCACTGTCGGTGAACGTCGGGCCGGGCCAGTTCATGAACGCGCCGAGCCCGCCTGCGGCGTCGACGATGTCGGGCCCGGGCTGCAGATACAGGTGATAGGCGTTGGCGAGGACCGCTTGTGCGCCAAGCGCTTTCATGGCCTCCGGCAGTACCGCCTTGACGGTGGCCTGGGTGCCGACGGCGATGAAGGCCGGTGTGCGGATGTCGCCGTGTGGGGTGCGGATCACGCCGACGCGGCCCCGACGCCCGGGAAGCTCCGCCTCGACGGTGAAGAACTGCTGATCCACGGCAGACATTCAACAGGAATCGGTTCTGGGCCAATCACCTGCCCGGGCCGGAGGCGCCCGACCATACTGCAGGGCGACGGTCCGGCTACCGAAACGGGCCGCGCGACGAGAAGGAGAACAGAGTGAAGCGTGGTTTCCTGGTGAGCGTGGGCGGCGCGGCGATCGTGATCGCCGGCCTGGCGGGCTGTTCGTCGGACAGCGGATCGTCCGAGTCGACGACGTCCGCCGAATCGACCCCCGCGGAGACGAGTGAGACCGCCACCGCGAGCGCGTCGGCGGAGGCCACCTCGGCGCCCGGCGCCGCGAAGGTCATCATCGACGGGCAGGATCAGGCCATCCAGGGCACCGTCGCCTGCACGTCGATGGGCGGCAACGTCAACATCGCGATCGGCCAGGCGACCACCGGGATCGGCGCCGTGGTCACCGAGGCCGACCCGCCGGCGGTGCAATCGGTCGGTCTCGGCAACGTCAACGGTGTGACGCTGGGCTTCCAGCAGGGCACGGGACAGGGCAACGCCGAGGTGGAGAAGGACGACAAGACCTACACCATCAAGGGCAACGCCACGGGCGTCGACATGGCCAACCCGCTTCAGCCCGTGACCAAACCGTTCGAGATCGAGGTGACCTGCCCGTAGGCACGAATCGGTACGGCGACGGCGGCTACCCCAGGGTGGCCGCCGTCTTCGCATCCGCCGGGCTTTGCCGTGCGATACTCTGCAAACTCGCGCACGTGCGCGCCAGTCCCCAGGAGCACCATCCGTGGCTAAACACCGCAAACTCCGCAACACCCGCATCGGCCCGCTGGCGACGGCAGCGGTGGCCGTCGGGATCTCGGCGCCCCTGGCCGTCGGCCACGCCGTCGATGCCTCGGCCGAGCCTCGCGACCTGGTCATCGGCGTCGGCGGAGCGCTGAACCCGACCAGCGACCGGGTGCGCGACAAGTTCCGCGGTGAGCTGGTCGCAGACCTGGAGGCGGCGGGCTACACCTTCGAGGGAGTGCAGTACTCGGCGTGGCCGCTGCCGATCGATCCGAGCGTCGCCGAGGGCGTGCCGAAGCTGCACACCGCGATCGACGGCGCCGACGGCGGGCGCGTCGTCGTCATCGGCTACTCCGAGGGCGCGCTGGTCGCCGAACAGGTCCGGCGCGATCTGTCTCCGGCCACCGGCGGTCCGGCGCGCGACGACCTCCAGTTCGTGCTGATAGCCTCCCCGTTCGTCCCCAACGGGGGGATCTACGCCCGCTTCCCCGGCTTGCGGCTGCCCGGCTTCACCAGCACCGGCCCCACCCAACCGTCCGAGTACGACACCACGTACTACTCGCGGGAGTACGACCTGGTCGCCGATTTCCCGGCCTACGGCAACCCGCTCTCGTTGGCCAACGCGGTGGTCGGGTTCCTCTACTTCCACGGCGACCACGGCGTCGACCCCGTCGACCTGGAAACCCAGCCGACGTCGGTGCGCGAAGTCGTCAACGGCAAGGGCGGCAAGGACGTCTACATCCTGATCCGCGCCGAACACCTACCGCTGCTGCAACCCCTTCGCGACATCTCCGCACTGACCGGCACCACCGTGTTCACCGAACCGGTCCTCGGCGCCGTCGAGCCGGCGCTGCGGGTGCTGGTGGACATGGGCTACACCGACCGCGACTACCGCACCATCGGTGTGGACGAGGCCGCCGACTACCAGGACGCCGACCGCCCGACCCGGTTCTCCCCGGTGATCCCGGCCGAGCGGGTCAGGCAGACCGCCGAGGCGCTGCCCGCCGCGATCCGGGACGGGCTGGAAAACCTCGTCGACGCGGTGACGCCCAAACCCGCCAAACCCACACCAAAGACGACGAAACCCGAAGAGGACGAGGACGAAGACGAGGCTCTGACGTCGCGCCTCGAGGACGACTCCGAAGCCGACCCCGAAGAATCCGACGCCTCGGACGCCTCGGACGACAGCGCGGACGCGCCCACCGACGACGACAGCACCGACGCGCCCTCCGAGGCATCGGACACCGCGGCGGCCGCCTGACCGCTACGCCCGCGCCGTCGTCCCCACCCGCTGTTCGGCGTACAGGTGCACCAGCCCCGACGCCACCGCGAAGCGCGGCCCGTGGACGCCGTCGATGTCGGCCCGCCCCACCACGACTCGCGCCGAGCGCAGCGATTCGCCGACCGTGCGCAGCAGTTCGTCGTCGAGCGCGCCGCCGCCGGCGAGCACCAGCGCGGTCGGCGGCTCGTCGAACGTCGCCAGACAGCGGGCGATGTTCGCGGCGACGGTCTCCTGTTTGATCGCCAGCCGCAGGCTGCGCCACTCCTCGGCGGCCAGTCGGTGTGAGAACGGCACCAGGCCCGCACTGCCGCGGGTGCACAACCGGCCGATCGCCTCGGCCGGGGCGGGGCTGTCCAGGAACACCCGCCGGCCGTCCTCCTCGTGGGCCACGTGCGGACCCTCGACCCGCAGGGCGGGGGTCCGTTTGATCCGTTCGGCGAGCGCCCGCGGGATGCCGAGCACCCGGGCCACCGCGGTGGTGATCGTCTCGCCGGCGCCGGCAGCGGTGACGGTGCGACCCTGCCCGATGAGATCGACTGTGCCACCGCCGATGTCGCACACCACCGATCCGGGTGGCAGCCCGGGTGTGGTGTGCGCACCGCGTGCGGCGGCCGCCGGTTCGGTGGCCAGCGTGGTGGCGGGACGGCCGGTCAACTCGGAAAGCGTTGCGGCGGCGTCGGTCAGCGCGTCGGCGGCGAGCAGGGCGACGACGGTACCTCGGGCGTCCGCCACACCGCGGCGCAACCACGCGCCGTTGTCGATGGCGGCGAGGTCGGTGAAGAACGCATCGTCGGTCGCGATGCCGTCGGCCGCTGCCGGTATCGCGCTCAACCGAACCGCGACCGCGCTGCCAGGTGGCTCGAGGCGCAGCACACCGTGGGCAGCGGCGGGTGCGTACCGGACGATCTCGCCCCCGACGCGGCAGTCGACGTAATCGTCTTCCACCGCAGGCGGTTCGGGTGGCTCGGTGCGCGCCGTGACGGCGATCGCCGGCGCGTCGGCCAGCTCGCGGGTGAACTCGGCGACATCGCGCAACCGGTCGTGGCCCAGCTGCAGCGCCGCCGACAGCGCGATCGGGTCGGCCATCGCCCGGTACGCGCGCCCCTCGGCGACGACCTCCACGGCGACGAGCGCACCACGCCGCAGACCCTCGAGGTCGACCTCGTCGACGACCGGGACGTCGATCGGGATGCGGTTGTGGATGAGCACCGCGTCGTCTTCGGCGACCAGTACCCCGGCGATCTTCCAGCCACGTTCCACGCCGTCGGCGATCGCCTGCGCGGCCACCTCGAATCGATTGTTGCGCCGACGGATACGATCACCGTATCCGAGTGCACCGGCCCCGTCAGATCGGCCAGCGGCACATGCCTGCCGACACCGTGGCCGGTGCCCGCCGGAGTGCTGGCGTCCGGGCGGCGCAGGCTGCGCACCGGCGCGCGTGGGGACACCGCGGGCGCGAGCGGTGCGGTCGCGGTGTCGACCGGACGGATCGTCGCCAGCACCACCTCGTCGACCTCCACGCCGGCCTCGACCTCCAGCCGGTGCAGCAGAGCGGCGGCGCCCTCGAGCGATTCGACCGAACCCTTGCGTCCACGGGTCGGCGACTGCCCGTACGTCAGTGCCTGAACCCGGCTCTCGACGCCGCCGTCGCCGACGCGCGCGACGACGATCTCGGTGGTGTGGTTGCCGACGTCGCACCCGGCCACGATCCTCACCGCAACAGACCCCGCCTGGCGTAGACGTCGGCGGCCTGACGGACGAGCTCGGCGCACCGCGACGCCCCGCGGGCCTCCAGCGACACCCGCAGTGCCTCGAGTTCGGCGGCCGTCGACCGGTGCGGGCGCAGCGCCTCGTAGAGACCCATCACCGCCTCGTCCTCGATGACCGCCAATTCGGCTGCGCGCAGGAAGTTCTCGGCTAATTGCGGATTGCCGTTCTCCTCCGCCACGACCGCCTGATAGGCGAGCGTGGCGGGATCCATGCGCAGGTCCGACAGCGTCAACTTGCCGTCGACAGCGGCGGCGACGGTGAACTCGTTGTCGGTCATACGCGGTTGGCCTCCACGGTGATCGGCGCCTGCCCGGGTTCGCAGGCCTGGCGTTCCAGCGCCACCAGTGCCACCGCGCGGGCATGGTAGCGGGCGGAGATGGACTCGTCGGTGCCACCGGACAGGATCGGCAGCGGCGCCATCCCCTTGGCGTGGCGGGCGGCGTTGCGGCCGAGCTCGCGGTACATCTTCGCGGTGAGCAGCGGGGCGACGCTGAACAGTTCGAGGTTCGCCAGCGGCGCCAGGTCGCGGCGGTGGATGAGCGCGGTTCCCTTGCCCTGCAATCCGATTCCGATTCCCGATCCGGACAGCCGGGCCGCCGTCAACCCGATGAGCCCGACGTCGATGGTCGAGCGGACCCGCACCAGCCGCGGGACGCAGCCCTCCTCCTCCAGCCCGGCGGACAGTTGCCGCAGCACCTCCCCGACCGTGAGGCCGCACAGCGTGAGCCACACCGAACGGCCCAGCGCCGGTGACAGTCCGATGCAGACCTCCCGCGGATCGCTGCCCTGCCGGGCCGGTTCGACGTCGGTGAAGGTGAGGTGACCGGCGTGGTCGCCCTGGTCGGCGGTGAGCTCGGCGGATGTGCGGGCCTGCCGGATACCGTCGATCTCGGCGCGGCGCTGTTCGGTGAGCAAATATCCGGTGCCGGGCCCGGCGTAGTCGTTGGGATCGGTGATCTTCGACAGCACCCGGAACTGATCGTCGAAGATCGCCGAGGTCTGTAACTGGTCGCCCCGCAGGCGCTCTCGGGTCAGCCGCATGATCGCCTCGGCCTCGTCGGTGTAGCCGGTGCGGTGCAGGGCGGCGACCACGTCGAACACCGTGAGCTGTTTGGCCTCGATGGAGGTGGCCGCCTCGGCGACGGCCTTCGGATCGCCGGCGGGCAGGTCGCGGGAATCGTTGGCGACCACCACCGCGTCGATGCGGTCGTCGCCGAAATCGGCCAGCCCGAGGTCGCGGTAGACGGCCTGCACGGCCGTCGCCGCCCGTCTGCGCACCCGGGCCAGATGCTCTGGCGAGACGGTGCGCAGACCGCCGTCGGCGCCCCAGTCCCGCTGCAGCACCAGGAAGTCGTCCATGTCGTCGGCGTTGAAGTTCGACAGCGCGAACGCGTTGTCGTAGCGCGGAATCGAGCCGAATCCGGAGAAGATGAAGTCGGCGCCGGCCAGCAGCACCGGCAGTGTGTGCGCGCTGCGGCGGATGTCGGATTCGGAGATCAGGTTGTCGTTACCGGCGCACGACTCGAGGTCGCGCATCATCACCATGAGGTTCTCGGCGAGCAGTTCCTTCATCCCCTCGGGCACCGAGGCCACCACACCGACCCCGTCGATGCCGCCGTTCTGCACCCCCTGGGAGCCCAGCGCCCGCGCCAGCGACACACAGCGCGACTCCAGATAGAGGATCGAGCACTTCTCGGCCGCGCCCATCAGCACTTCGGCGCCGCCGCCGCTGGTGACGCGCATCTTCAGTCCGCGCGACGCGTACGCGGCGGTGAGGATCGCCTTCGAGAACGGGGTGTCGTCACCGTCGACGAACACCTGCTCGGTGCCGTAGATCGAGATCGTCTCGGCGTAGCTGGTCAGGCCGCGCAGCCCGAGCCGCAGCTCCATCGCCTCTTCGATCGAGCACTGGGCCATCGCGCCCGGCACCCCGACCTGGCTGCCGATCAGCAGCGCGATCGCGTTCGACGGGGCGTCGCCGAACACCGGCACCGTCGTCTCCACCTCGCGGAAGCCGTACGCGACCGCACTGGCCGCGTCGGCGGCGATCAGCAGCGGATCGTCGAGCTGGTTGGTGACGTGCGCCTGGTTGCTCGGGGTGCGCCTGGCCCGCATCTTGTGCATGGCCATCTGCATCTCGACCGGGGTCATCACCGCCATCACCCGGGCCAGCTTGGCCGGGGTGGTGCCGCCGATCAGCCGCACCACCTCGGCACGCGGCACGTTGACGTCGACCGCCATCCGGGCCAGCGCCGCATCGTCGAGCGCCATCGCCTCCTCGGCCACCGCCAGGTCGATGCCGTAGCGCGCGATGAACTCGTCGATCACGTCGAAATCCGCCGCCGCCTTGCCGTCGAGCTCCACGACCTGCCCGTCGCGGATCACCAGCGACGGCTCCGGATCGTGCGGACTGCGCATGGCGACCAGACCCAACGCCGGGTCGGTGACACTGAATCCGTCGAGATTGACCGGTTTGGCGTCCAGAATCCGCATCCGACCCTGCGCGAGGTCGTTGATTTCCGTCACAGCGCCGATCCTGCCGTGTCGGTGCGCGACACGCGATGCCATTACTGGTCGGCGTTTCTGGCCCTTTTCCGGGGCACTGCCACCATGGGGTGGTGAAACGACTCGTCCTCGCGCTCGTCGCCGCCCTCGTTCTCACCCTCACGGCCTGCTCGTCGCCGAGCCCGGCCGACCCGTTCCGCGCGTTCGCCGACGCCCTCGGCCGGCGCGACGCGAAGGCCGCGGCGCAGCAGACGTCCGACCCCGCGGCCGCCGAACCGGTGATCGCGGCCATGTTCGACGGGCTGGGCGCCGACGCCGCGGTGCGGGTCGAGGCGGCGCCCGTCGACGGCGACGAGGCCACCGAGACGCTCGACTACCAGTGGACGCTGGCCCCCGGCCGGGAGTTCGGCTACCAGGCGACCGGCACCGCCGAGCAGAGCGGTGACCAGTGGCGGCTGGCGTGGTCGCCGGCCCTGCTGCACCCCGACCTGCAGCCGGGCCTGACGTTCCAGTACAGCGAGGACAGCGAGCTGCAGACCCCGGTGCTCGACCGCACCGGGCAGGCGTTGATGACGTGGCAGACGGTCGGGGTGATCACGCTGGACCGGGCGCACCGCGAGTCGGCGGGCGCGCTGGCCGGGCTGCTGGCGCCGATCGAGCCGACCATCACCGCGGAGTCCATCCAGGCCCAGGTCGACAAGGCCACCGACGACAAGGTGGTCACCGTCATCCGGTTGCGGGAAGCGGACCTGGCGCCGCTGGCCGAGCAACTGCGCGCGGTCCCCGGCGTCACGATCTCCGAACAGGGTGACCTGCTCACGGCGGACCGGGCGCTGTCCTCCCCGGCGATGGCCGAACTGCCGAAGGTGTGGCACGACCGCATCACCCGCACCGCGGGCTGGTCGGTGTACCTGGTCGACGGCGACGGCGCGGTCGCCCAGCGGCTGACAGCCACCCCGCCGGCCCCGACCGACCCGGTGCGCACGTCGCTGGACCTGCGGCTGCAGCTGCTCGCCCAGCAGGCCGTCGCCGCCGAACCGCGGCCGACCATGCTCGTCGCGATCTCGCCATCGGACGGTGGCATCCTCGCGGCGGCACAGAACGAGTCGGCCGACGCGCAGGGCGCCATCGCGTTCTCCGGGTTGTATCCGCCGGGGTCGACGTTCAAGACCATCACGACCGCGGCGGCGCTGGAAGCCGGTCTGGTGACGCCCGAGACGCCGGTCGCCTGCCCGGGCCGGCTCACCATCGAGAACCGGACGATCCCCAACGACGACGACTTCGACCTCGGCACCGTGCCGCTGACCACGGCGTTCGCCCGATCCTGCAACACCTCGATGGGGGCGCTGGCCGACCGGCTGCCCGCCGATGCGCTGACCACGACGGCGCGCGCGTTCGG is a window from the Mycolicibacterium litorale genome containing:
- a CDS encoding penicillin-binding transpeptidase domain-containing protein: MKRLVLALVAALVLTLTACSSPSPADPFRAFADALGRRDAKAAAQQTSDPAAAEPVIAAMFDGLGADAAVRVEAAPVDGDEATETLDYQWTLAPGREFGYQATGTAEQSGDQWRLAWSPALLHPDLQPGLTFQYSEDSELQTPVLDRTGQALMTWQTVGVITLDRAHRESAGALAGLLAPIEPTITAESIQAQVDKATDDKVVTVIRLREADLAPLAEQLRAVPGVTISEQGDLLTADRALSSPAMAELPKVWHDRITRTAGWSVYLVDGDGAVAQRLTATPPAPTDPVRTSLDLRLQLLAQQAVAAEPRPTMLVAISPSDGGILAAAQNESADAQGAIAFSGLYPPGSTFKTITTAAALEAGLVTPETPVACPGRLTIENRTIPNDDDFDLGTVPLTTAFARSCNTSMGALADRLPADALTTTARAFGIGVDYMIPGLTTVTGKVPAADTAAQRVENGIGQGTVTVSPFGLAVAEASLAHGATITPTLVLGEKTTADTPSEQLPSDVVDALRMMMRATVSEGTASVLSDIPDLGGKTGTAEFGDNTHSHGWFAGIAGDIAFATLVVGGDSSAPAIAVSGNFLRPAG